In Actinomycetota bacterium, the following proteins share a genomic window:
- a CDS encoding GNAT family N-acetyltransferase, with amino-acid sequence MPSDSDEIELEVADSVASVKEAAHLFDHPVDDGATRAFLDDRRHVLLVARIGGHPVGFVSGVELTHPDKARSEMFVYELGVDEDFRRRGIATALMQGLIALCETRGCGEMFVLTEHDNEAALATYRKALGTPEPAGVMFTWHWTDR; translated from the coding sequence ATGCCGAGCGACAGCGACGAGATCGAGCTTGAGGTCGCAGACTCCGTCGCGTCGGTGAAGGAAGCGGCTCACCTATTCGATCACCCGGTCGACGACGGCGCGACGCGGGCCTTCCTCGACGACCGGCGCCACGTTCTCCTCGTGGCTCGCATCGGCGGGCATCCCGTCGGATTCGTCTCGGGTGTCGAGCTGACGCACCCTGACAAGGCCAGATCGGAGATGTTCGTCTACGAGCTCGGGGTCGACGAGGACTTCCGACGTCGGGGGATCGCGACCGCGCTGATGCAGGGCTTGATAGCGCTCTGCGAGACGCGCGGGTGCGGCGAGATGTTCGTGCTGACCGAGCACGACAACGAGGCGGCCCTCGCGACGTATCGGAAGGCCCTCGGCACGCCCGAGCCGGCCGGCGTGATGTTCACCTGGCACTGGACCGATCGGTAG
- a CDS encoding GNAT family N-acetyltransferase, translating to MQLRDVTLDDLDLYVRMRCDPAMMAELGGPLPREGVPDKLRRDVEAVERGEYWISIVESDQAEPMGSVVLWRHDDHGEDETEIGWMVLPEFQGRGIGKAATAALIERARADDRWGDINAYPGVTNAPSNGICRSLGFELVGTMDVLAFDDRPLHVNHWRLHEETTP from the coding sequence ATGCAACTGCGAGACGTCACGCTCGACGACCTCGACCTCTACGTCCGCATGCGCTGCGACCCCGCGATGATGGCCGAGCTCGGGGGGCCGCTGCCTCGCGAGGGCGTGCCCGACAAGCTCCGCCGCGACGTCGAGGCGGTCGAGCGCGGCGAGTACTGGATCTCGATCGTCGAATCCGACCAGGCCGAGCCCATGGGCTCGGTCGTGTTGTGGCGACACGACGACCACGGTGAGGACGAGACGGAGATCGGCTGGATGGTCTTGCCCGAGTTCCAGGGACGGGGCATCGGCAAGGCCGCCACGGCCGCGTTGATCGAGCGTGCTCGTGCCGACGACCGGTGGGGCGACATCAACGCGTACCCGGGGGTCACGAACGCGCCCTCGAACGGCATCTGCCGCTCGCTCGGCTTCGAGCTCGTCGGCACCATGGACGTCCTCGCGTTCGACGATCGCCCGCTGCACGTGAACCACTGGCGGCTTCACGAGGAGACGACCCCCTGA
- a CDS encoding VOC family protein yields MEQRVSLVTLGVADVGTSKDFYERLGWRVGLDVEDTAFFQAGGLIVALWDRAKLAADSAVDDTNGWGGVTLAHNVRSPEQVEDVIDRARAVGARIGREPGETFWGGYSGVFVDPDGHPWEVAYNPGFPLDDDGGIRLPSG; encoded by the coding sequence ATGGAGCAGCGGGTGAGCCTCGTCACGCTCGGCGTCGCCGACGTCGGGACGTCGAAGGACTTCTACGAGCGGCTCGGGTGGCGGGTCGGCCTCGACGTCGAGGACACTGCGTTCTTCCAGGCCGGGGGCTTGATCGTCGCACTCTGGGACCGCGCGAAGCTCGCCGCCGACAGTGCCGTCGACGACACGAACGGATGGGGCGGGGTGACCCTCGCCCACAACGTGCGCTCCCCCGAACAGGTCGAGGACGTGATCGACCGGGCCAGAGCCGTCGGCGCCCGCATCGGGCGAGAGCCGGGTGAGACGTTCTGGGGCGGCTACTCGGGGGTGTTCGTCGACCCCGACGGTCATCCATGGGAGGTTGCCTACAACCCAGGCTTCCCGCTCGACGACGACGGAGGGATCAGGCTCCCGTCCGGCTGA